In Castanea sativa cultivar Marrone di Chiusa Pesio chromosome 6, ASM4071231v1, a single window of DNA contains:
- the LOC142638959 gene encoding F-box/kelch-repeat protein At3g06240-like: MSDYLPDVVILEILSRLPVKSLIRFRSVSKAWFSSITSHDFIAMHLNRTLSNTKDPPYLLFRHYDEKMGKEHFALLSSDDPFPRKHFSKHLHCRLNLSVSNSDPNPGPPNRLVLKKQMKERGFFAYPSDFIELHFPFKHLENDIIDIVGSSNGIVCLLDATLSSTDYDIVPILWNPSIRKAIYLPRPAVKFPFSYLPMEHVGFGYDPITDDYKLVRIVYLYGWGNQHTMEKISPLIHIFSLSTGAWRTIPDPGSQFQIVQQSESVFVNGSVHWLAETEKNIRFDSDDDDTFHNGIFTFHLGDEIFHEMAVPKCVELVYDLNMNLAVLGGSLALIPWNRRNLGVEQYSVWVMKEYGVAESWTKIFDIDVGEGLGRVVGFTNNGEALVTKDGKLLFYNPSSRRTLNPHIYAQPASLYLDTHMDSLVLLNVEDGALGRQEDSSSASKDKD, translated from the coding sequence atgtCCGACTATCTCCCAGACGTTGTTATCCTCGAAATCCTCTCACGGCTTCCGGTGAAGTCACTCATCAGATTCAGGTCCGTTTCTAAGGCCTGGTTCTCTTCAATCACAAGCCATGACTTCATCGCAATGCACCTCAATCGGACTCTCTCAAACACCAAAGACCCACCCTACCTTCTCTTTCGTCATTACGATGAAAAAATGGGGAAAGAGCACTTCGCTTTGCTCTCTTCCGATGACCCATTCCCTCGCAAGCATTTTTCGAAACACCTACACTGCAGGCTGAACCTGAGTGTCAGCAACAGCGACCCAAACCCAGGCCCTCCCAATCGGCTTGTTCTTAAGAAACAAATGAAAGAGAGAGGGTTTTTCGCATATCCATCAGATTTCATAGAATTGCATTTCCCATTCAAGCACTTGGAAAACGATATCATTGACATTGTTGGTTCATCGAACGGCATTGTTTGTCTACTGGATGCTACTCTCAGTAGCACCGACTATGACATTGTTCCAATTCTCTGGAACCCTTCTATTCGTAAAGCAATATACCTACCGAGACCTGCCGTGAAATTCCCATTTTCCTATTTGCCTATGGAGCATGTTGGGTTCGGCTATGACCCCATTACCGACGATTACAAATTAGTGAGAATTGTTTACCTTTATGGTTGGGGTAATCAACATACTATGGAAAAGATTTCACCTTTGATTCACATTTTTTCGCTTAGCACTGGTGCGTGGCGTACTATTCCCGACCCTGGTTCTCAGTTTCAAATTGTACAGCAGTCTGAGTCGGTGTTTGTGAATGGTTCGGTCCACTGGCTCGCGGAAACTGAAAAAAATATCAGATTTGATTCCGATGATGATGATACGTTTCATAATGGGATCTTCACATTCCATTTAGGGGATGAGATTTTTCATGAAATGGCAGTGCCTAAGTGTGTAGAATTAGTGTATGATTTGAACATGAATCTCGCGGTGCTTGGTGGGTCGCTTGCGCTTATCCCGTGGAACAGAAGGAATTTAGGAGTAGAGCAGTACTCAGTGTGGGTGATGAAAGAGTATGGAGTAGCGGAATCTTGGACTAAGATATTTGATATTGATGTTGGGGAAGGATTAGGGAGGGTGGTCGGTTTTACAAACAATGGTGAAGCTCTAGTGACCAAGGATGGAAAGTTGCTGTTTTACAATCCCAGTAGCCGAAGGACTTTGAATCCTCACATCTATGCCCAACCAGCTTCGCTTTATTTGGATACTCATATGGATAGCCTTGTTCTACTAAATGTGGAAGATGGTGCTTTGGGAAGGCAGGAGGATTCGTCTAGTGCTAGTAAGGACAAAGATTAA
- the LOC142638598 gene encoding F-box/kelch-repeat protein At3g06240-like isoform X1 gives MSDYMPTEVVVDILSRLPVKTLIRFRCVSKTWFSLISTHDFITMHLNRTLSNTKDPPYLLFRHFNEETEKENFAFLSYEDPFPDDHFSKHPNFVNPKPYWQPYEFFDYPSDFIELDCPYKSSNEFWLIVGISNGLVCMVDDTPSNTPYDIVPILWNPSIHKSVFLPSPGVRLPSSYEPMEYLGFGYDPITDDYKVVRLVYLHGWDERSFQGEEPSVVQIYSLRSNAWRTIPGPGHRYIIKEQSLSVFVNGSVHWLAHVGNVDTDSEDDYSDDDPPCNVIFTFNIRDEVFRKMDVPKYYEDTFDLNMMVALIGDKLALVPGNFNLWSSKACYSVWVMKEYGLAESWTKLYNIRIGPDLENVVGFAKNEVIVNKYGTLLSYNPRKRERSDPGIEALSTSFYMDTYRESLVLLNVEDDALRKQAKASTASKGIRAKVKRKRKVGVSFKQAGKGSAGLMQKLMLKPRKSRKIEGSATRTHTLQTGESSSKQMKKGKNKTKEVA, from the exons atgtCAGACTATATGCCAACGGAGGTTGTCGTGGATATCCTTTCACGTCTGCCTGTGAAAACACTCATCAGATTCAGGTGCGTTTCAAAGACCTGGTTCTCTTTAATTTCCACTCACGACTTCATCACAATGCACCTCAATCGAACACTCTCAAACACCAAAGACCCACCTTACCTTCTCTTTCGTCATTTCAATGAGGAAACAGAGAAAGAGAACTTCGCTTTCCTCTCTTACGAGGACCCATTTCCTGATGACCATTTTTCCAAACACCCGAATTTCGTCAACCCAAAACCCTATTGGCAACCTTATGAGTTTTTCGATTACCCATCAGATTTCATTGAATTGGATTGCCCATATAAGAGTTCTAATGAGTTCTGGTTAATAGTTGGTATATCTAATGGCCTAGTTTGTATGGTGGATGATACTCCTAGTAACACTCCTTATGACATTGTTCCAATTCTCTGGAACCCTTCTATTCATAAATCTGTATTCCTTCCGAGTCCTGGTGTTAGGCTCCCATCTTCCTATGAGCCTATGGAGTATCTTGGGTTTGGATATGACCCCATAACTGACGATTACAAAGTGGTGAGACTTGTGTATCTTCATGGTTGGGATGAACGATCTTTTCAGGGAGAAGAACCATCTGTGGTTCAGATTTACTCGCTTCGTTCCAATGCGTGGCGCACTATTCCCGGCCCTGGTCATCGGTATATCATTAAAGAGCAGTCCTTATCTGTGTTTGTGAATGGTTCGGTCCACTGGCTCGCCCATGTTGGAAATGTGGATACTGATTCCGAGGATGATTACTCTGATGATGATCCACCCTGCAATGTGATCTTCACATTCAATATTAGGGATGAGGTTTTTCGCAAAATGGATGTACCAAAGTATTATGAAGATACTTTTGATTTGAACATGATGGTTGCATTGATTGGTGACAAGCTTGCGCTTGTCCCTGGTAACTTTAATTTATGGTCTTCAAAAGCATGTTACTCAGTGTGGGTGATGAAGGAGTATGGATTAGCAGAATCTTGGACTAAACTATATAATATTCGTATTGGCCCAGATTTAGAGAATGTGGTAGGTTTCGCAAAGAATGAAGTTATAGTGAACAAGTATGGAACATTGCTGTCTTACAATCCCAGAAAACGAGAAAGATCAGATCCTGGCATTGAGGCCCTATCAACATCGTTTTATATGGATACTTATAGAGAGAGCCTTGTTCTactgaatgtggaagatgatgCTTTGAGAAAGCAGGCAAAGGCATCGACTGCTAGCAAGGGCATAAGGGCAAAGgtgaaaaggaagagaaag GTTGGGGTCAGTTTTAAGCAAGCAGGAAAAG GTTCTGCAGGACTTATGCAAAAGCTTATGCTAAAACCAAGGAAATCAAGGAAAATAGAAGGTTCAGCAACACGTACACATACGTTGCAGACTGGAGAATCCTCATCAAAGCAgatgaagaaaggaaaaaacaaaaccaaagaaGTGGCATAG
- the LOC142638598 gene encoding F-box/kelch-repeat protein At3g06240-like isoform X2, translated as MSDYMPTEVVVDILSRLPVKTLIRFRCVSKTWFSLISTHDFITMHLNRTLSNTKDPPYLLFRHFNEETEKENFAFLSYEDPFPDDHFSKHPNFVNPKPYWQPYEFFDYPSDFIELDCPYKSSNEFWLIVGISNGLVCMVDDTPSNTPYDIVPILWNPSIHKSVFLPSPGVRLPSSYEPMEYLGFGYDPITDDYKVVRLVYLHGWDERSFQGEEPSVVQIYSLRSNAWRTIPGPGHRYIIKEQSLSVFVNGSVHWLAHVGNVDTDSEDDYSDDDPPCNVIFTFNIRDEVFRKMDVPKYYEDTFDLNMMVALIGDKLALVPGNFNLWSSKACYSVWVMKEYGLAESWTKLYNIRIGPDLENVVGFAKNEVIVNKYGTLLSYNPRKRERSDPGIEALSTSFYMDTYRESLVLLNVEDDALRKQAKASTASKGIRAKVGVSFKQAGKGSAGLMQKLMLKPRKSRKIEGSATRTHTLQTGESSSKQMKKGKNKTKEVA; from the exons atgtCAGACTATATGCCAACGGAGGTTGTCGTGGATATCCTTTCACGTCTGCCTGTGAAAACACTCATCAGATTCAGGTGCGTTTCAAAGACCTGGTTCTCTTTAATTTCCACTCACGACTTCATCACAATGCACCTCAATCGAACACTCTCAAACACCAAAGACCCACCTTACCTTCTCTTTCGTCATTTCAATGAGGAAACAGAGAAAGAGAACTTCGCTTTCCTCTCTTACGAGGACCCATTTCCTGATGACCATTTTTCCAAACACCCGAATTTCGTCAACCCAAAACCCTATTGGCAACCTTATGAGTTTTTCGATTACCCATCAGATTTCATTGAATTGGATTGCCCATATAAGAGTTCTAATGAGTTCTGGTTAATAGTTGGTATATCTAATGGCCTAGTTTGTATGGTGGATGATACTCCTAGTAACACTCCTTATGACATTGTTCCAATTCTCTGGAACCCTTCTATTCATAAATCTGTATTCCTTCCGAGTCCTGGTGTTAGGCTCCCATCTTCCTATGAGCCTATGGAGTATCTTGGGTTTGGATATGACCCCATAACTGACGATTACAAAGTGGTGAGACTTGTGTATCTTCATGGTTGGGATGAACGATCTTTTCAGGGAGAAGAACCATCTGTGGTTCAGATTTACTCGCTTCGTTCCAATGCGTGGCGCACTATTCCCGGCCCTGGTCATCGGTATATCATTAAAGAGCAGTCCTTATCTGTGTTTGTGAATGGTTCGGTCCACTGGCTCGCCCATGTTGGAAATGTGGATACTGATTCCGAGGATGATTACTCTGATGATGATCCACCCTGCAATGTGATCTTCACATTCAATATTAGGGATGAGGTTTTTCGCAAAATGGATGTACCAAAGTATTATGAAGATACTTTTGATTTGAACATGATGGTTGCATTGATTGGTGACAAGCTTGCGCTTGTCCCTGGTAACTTTAATTTATGGTCTTCAAAAGCATGTTACTCAGTGTGGGTGATGAAGGAGTATGGATTAGCAGAATCTTGGACTAAACTATATAATATTCGTATTGGCCCAGATTTAGAGAATGTGGTAGGTTTCGCAAAGAATGAAGTTATAGTGAACAAGTATGGAACATTGCTGTCTTACAATCCCAGAAAACGAGAAAGATCAGATCCTGGCATTGAGGCCCTATCAACATCGTTTTATATGGATACTTATAGAGAGAGCCTTGTTCTactgaatgtggaagatgatgCTTTGAGAAAGCAGGCAAAGGCATCGACTGCTAGCAAGGGCATAAGGGCAAAG GTTGGGGTCAGTTTTAAGCAAGCAGGAAAAG GTTCTGCAGGACTTATGCAAAAGCTTATGCTAAAACCAAGGAAATCAAGGAAAATAGAAGGTTCAGCAACACGTACACATACGTTGCAGACTGGAGAATCCTCATCAAAGCAgatgaagaaaggaaaaaacaaaaccaaagaaGTGGCATAG
- the LOC142637950 gene encoding uncharacterized protein LOC142637950: MKFTDSPVIELPVRNSLISLQQDNGSMHVGTSVWPCSLVLVKFIDRWAPPTPNPIDPNPYSQLLDFRNKRGIELGAGCGAGGMGFHLLGLTDLVLTDIAPVMPALKHNLKRNKPVLSKTLKHSILYWNNLDQINSLKPPFHYVIAADVVYIEETVGPLVSTMDALMADDGVVLLGYQLRDPEADKLFWELCDKTFDIEKVPHEDLHPDYAYEETSVYVFRKKKKKEES, from the coding sequence ATGAAGTTCACAGACTCCCCAGTAATCGAGCTCCCAGTCCGCAACTCCCTCATTTCTCTCCAACAAGACAATGGGTCCATGCACGTGGGCACTTCCGTGTGGCCCTGTTCCCTCGTCCTCGTCAAATTCATCGACCGCTGGGCCCCACCAACGCCAAACCCTATCGACCCAAACCCTTACTCCCAGCTCCTCGATTTTCGTAACAAGCGGGGAATCGAGCTCGGCGCAGGTTGCGGAGCCGGAGGCATGGGGTTCCACCTCCTCGGACTCACCGACCTCGTGCTCACCGACATAGCCCCAGTCATGCCCGCACTCAAACACAACCTTAAACGCAACAAACCTGTCCTATCCAAAACCTTAAAGCACTCGATCCTGTATTGGAACAACCTCGACCAAATCAACTCGCTCAAACCTCCTTTCCACTACGTTATTGCTGCTGATGTCGTTTACATCGAGGAGACCGTGGGCCCACTCGTGTCCACCATGGACGCTTTAATGGCTGACGACGGTGTCGTTTTGCTTGGATACCAGTTGAGGGACCCTGAGGCGGATAAATTGTTCTGGGAATTGTGTGACAAAACGTTTGACATCGAGAAAGTTCCGCATGAGGATTTGCACCCGGATTACGCGTATGAGGAGACCAGTGTTTATGTTttcagaaagaagaagaagaaggaagagtcGTAG